One Heptranchias perlo isolate sHepPer1 unplaced genomic scaffold, sHepPer1.hap1 HAP1_SCAFFOLD_232, whole genome shotgun sequence DNA window includes the following coding sequences:
- the LOC137310246 gene encoding probable G-protein coupled receptor 139, with amino-acid sequence MHSPPRGPVYAIYYTVLAAVAVPVNLVAIVILSRGRCGLSRCITRYLVSMAVTDLLVILTAVILNRIPGIYFPGSFLSITPVCSLSITLIYASRDSSVWLTVAFTFDRFVAICCQKLKIKYCTEKTAAVVIGTVCALICFKTVPWYFMHEPVYIINKIPWYCRQKDIRYTSIVWTAFDWSDRLLTPCLPFILILLLNVLTVRHILAANRARRRLRAHSNGENQSDPEMESRRKSIVLLFAISGSFILLWITYVVQFLYVRITNDYNIKSFSDPKFILQESGNMLQLLSSCTNTFIYAVTQSKFREELTNAVKYPLNLIVQLIIQRKE; translated from the exons atgcACTCCCCGCCCAGAGGTCCGGTCTATGCCATTTACTACACTGTCCTTGCAGCTGTCGCTGTTCCGG TTAATttagtggcgattgtgatcctgtcccgaggaaggtgcggtctctccagatgtatcactcggtacctggtgtccatggcggtGACGGATCTCCTGGTCATTCTCACGGCTGTGATATTAAACCGGATTCCTGGTATTTATTTTCCGGGTAgtttcctgtccatcactccCGTCTGTAGTCTCAGCATTACATTAATTTATGCATCAAGAGACAGTTCTGTCTGGTtaacggtcgctttcacctttgatcgatttgtggccatttgttgccagaagctgaaaattaaatattgcaccgagaaaacggcggccgtGGTTATCGGGACGGTCTGTGCGCTGATTTGTTTTAAAactgtcccctggtactttatgcACGAACCCGTCTACATAATTAACAAAATCCCATGGTATTGCAGACAGAAGGATATCCGTTATACATCAATTGTATGGACAGCATTTGATTGGTCTGATCGTCTTTTAaccccttgtctcccattcattctgattcttctgctcaatgttctgaccgtCAGACATATTCTAGCGGCCaatagagcccgcaggagactccgggcccacagcaatggagagaatcagagtgacccGGAGATGGAGAGTCGGAGAAAGTCCATCGTTTTACTCTTCGCCATCTCGGGCAGTTTTATCCTCTTGTGGATAACGTATGTTGTACAGTTCTTATATGTGCGAATTACAAACGATTACAACATCAAAAGCTTCAGTGATCCGAAGTTTATTCTGCAGGAAAGCGGAAACATGCTTCAGCTCCTGAGTTCTTGCACCAACacgtttatttatgcagtgactcAAAGTAAATTCAGGGAGGAGTTAACGAATGCGGTCAAAtatccactgaatctaattgttcaattaattatacAGCGAAAGGAATAA